From Solibaculum mannosilyticum:
GTGGGCGACAACGTCCGCATTATGGACGGGCCTTTGGAAGGCTTTATTGGTATTGTCGAAGAGATTAACGTGGAGCAAAACAATGTCCGCGTTACCATCTCCATGTTTGGCCGTGAGACACCGGTAGAACTGGAGTTGGATCAAGTAGAACCAGTTAACGATTAATAGCCGCTGGTTTGAAACAAAACGGTAATATGCGCCCGGAAAAGGGCGCTTATTATGCGCGCTTTTCTTTTGAGGCGCGCTGGGGAGCGACCCCTCCCCGGTGGGAGGAAAATCAATAGGAGATTTTCCGCCATTTACCACGTTACTATGGAGGTGCAAACAAATGGCTCAAAAGGTCACAGGTTACATTAAGTTGCAGATTCCGGCAGGGAAAGCCACTCCTGCCCCCCCTGTAGGTCCTGCGCTCGGCCAGCACGGTGTCAACATTATGGCGTTCACCAAAGAATTCAATGAACGCACCAAGGGTGAAGTCGGAATGATCATTCCGGTTATCATTACGGTTTATGCAGACCGTTCCTTTACCTTTGTTACCAAGACTCCGCCCGCAGCCGTCCTCATCAAAAAGGCCTGCAATATCGAAAGTGGTTCCGGCGTCCCCAACAAGACGAAGGTTGCTACCATTTCGAAAGAACAGATCCGTAAAATCGCAGAGCATAAAATGCCCGACCTCAACGCTGCGAACATCGAGAGTGCTATGTCCATGATCGCTGGTACCGCTCGCAGCATGGGCGTCACGGTAGAAGAATAAGACGCCCGGGTGGAAGGAACTTCATCCGCTATACCACTCAACAGGAGGATACGCTAATGAAACACGGTAAGAAATATACTGATTCTGAGAAACTGATCGATAGACAAAAACTCTACGATCGGGATGAGGCTCTGGAACTGGCCATTAAGACCGCCAAAGCCAAATTTGATGAAACTCTGGAAGTTCATATTAAATTGGGTGTCGACAGCCGTCACGCTGACCAGCAGGTCCGCGGCGCCATTGTCCTCCCCAATGGTACTGGTAAATCGGTGCGCGTTCTGGCTTTCTGCAAGGGCGATAACGTCCAGCTGGCCCAGGATGCAGGTGCTGACTACATCGGTGATATGGATACCGTTGCCAAGATCCAGGGCGAAGGCTGGATGGATTTTGACGTGGTAATTGCAACTCCCGATATGATGGGCGTTGTCGGCCGTTTGGGTAAGATCCTCGGTCCGCGTGGCTTGATGCCCAACCCCAAGGCTGGTACCGTTACCCCTGATGTTGCCAAGGCTGTAAAAGAAGCTAAGGCCGGTAAGATTGAGTATCGCTTGGATAAGACCAATATTATCCATTGCCCCATTGGAAAGATTTCCTTTGGCGTGGAGAAACTGGGCGAGAACTTTGAGGCTCTGGTTGGTGCTGTCGCAAAGGCAAAGCCGGCTGCTGCAAAAGGCCAGTACATGAAATCCTTGGTCATTGCTTCGACCATGGGTCCTGGCATTCGTCTCAACCCCAGCAAATACTCCAACTAATTGATTTGGATGTAAACCTCTCAGGTTCCAAACCTGAGAGGTTTTTTATTTCTATGGAAAAATAAAAAGAAATAAATGGCAATTATAATTATAAATTTATGGTAAATAAAAAAATAAATGCAAATTAAACTATTAACTTCCAAATAAAAAGCAGGAATTTCCTGGGAAAAATAAAATATTGTCCCATAATCCTACTATAAAGGTTGGTATATATTCTAGACAAAGGAAAAAATCAGCGCATAATCCATAAATTTTTTGAAAAACTAGGCTGTTTTTTACGATCTAACAGACGCTTTGACTTTTTGA
This genomic window contains:
- the rplK gene encoding 50S ribosomal protein L11; this translates as MAQKVTGYIKLQIPAGKATPAPPVGPALGQHGVNIMAFTKEFNERTKGEVGMIIPVIITVYADRSFTFVTKTPPAAVLIKKACNIESGSGVPNKTKVATISKEQIRKIAEHKMPDLNAANIESAMSMIAGTARSMGVTVEE
- the rplA gene encoding 50S ribosomal protein L1; its protein translation is MKHGKKYTDSEKLIDRQKLYDRDEALELAIKTAKAKFDETLEVHIKLGVDSRHADQQVRGAIVLPNGTGKSVRVLAFCKGDNVQLAQDAGADYIGDMDTVAKIQGEGWMDFDVVIATPDMMGVVGRLGKILGPRGLMPNPKAGTVTPDVAKAVKEAKAGKIEYRLDKTNIIHCPIGKISFGVEKLGENFEALVGAVAKAKPAAAKGQYMKSLVIASTMGPGIRLNPSKYSN